The genomic stretch CACCGTAATCTTCAAGGGCGCGGGCGGGTTCGGCGAAACCAGACCGCCGTCAGGGCATACTTCTCCGCGGTGGAGGCGCCGCAAACGGTGGCGTGCCGATGCGCTCAACCTACCGGAGTCCGGTCACGCGGGCTCATCGAGGCGCGCACTTGCACCGCCGATGAATTCCGCCAAATCGGCCGCACGGATCATCCGTTCATGCTTACCGAGTCTGATCATCGGAACGTTACCGGCCGGCAAAATTGCGTTCCCCGCCCGGCGGCCGCGCGGACAGTCCGCGGGGACGGGAGCGCGTCGGTTGCCGTGCGGTCCCATCCCGGTAACCCTGCTCAGATGCTGCTCCGCCGCCGCCGAGAGGTATTCCGTGACGCGGACCGACCGGGACGCGCCGAGCGGAGGAGACCACGTGGCTGGACCGTCTGTCGAGCTGTCGCCCGTCATCGCGGCCAGCACCCACTGGCTTTCCCGCGCCTACCCGGCCGGTAGCGCCGACACGATCGCCCACACCCTGTCGGAGCTGCAGGCGCGGCAGGCCGTGACAGTCGCCGCGTGGCTGCGTTACCCGACCGAGGTCGACGCCGCGCTGGTCGCGATCGCCGGTCCGGGCGGCTCGGCCGTGCTCGACTGGCGGGCCGGCAGCGAGCCCGAGGACGAGGACGCCGAGGACGAGGGCTGGCGCACCTGGGTCGACGAGGTCGTGGTGAGCTGGGCTGCCTGCCTGCTGGCCGACCCGGCGCTGGCCCGCAAGGCCGTCGACGCGGTCATCGCCGCGGTGCCCTCGCCGGATGGCCGGCCGCTGCCGTACCCGCGCAAGAAGGACACGCCGCCCGCGGAGTTCCGCCGCCTGCTCGACCCCGACCCGCGCGACCGCGACGCGGCCGTTCTGCTCCGCCACCCCGACCTGCTCGAGCCCATCGCCGAAATGCACCGCAGCACCCTGCTCTACCTGCTCGACGCCGAGGGTGAGCCGGTCGGTCTCGCCTCCCACGGAGCCACCGACACCGACGCCGACAAGGGCCTCGGCTTCGCCTGACCTTCGTCGGCGCCCGCGACATCGACGGGCGCGATCCCGGCCGACTCGCGCCCAGATCCAAACCCGGCACGCCTTTGAGGGCGGGCCGGGTTTTTGGGTTTGGGGCGCAACCCCTCACGCAGATCGGAGCGAAGCGACCCTCGGCGGGAGCTGCGGTCTGTACCCACCACTCCGCTGCGACATCTGCAGTTGACTTTGACGTTGCGGGAGCGGCGGCTACCCACCACCCTGCTGGGACATCCGGCTCTTGATCCGATGTTTCTGATCTTCGATGCGGCGGGGTGGCGTGAAAGCGGGAAGCAATCCCCTCACTCTTGCAGCATGCTTGCGGCGCCGGGCGTTTACCGGTGGAGAAACAGGACGAGGGAGTATTCGCGGATGCCGGATGCGGACAGCTTCGACGAGTTCTACCGGGACACGTCCGCGCGCATGGTGCGCTACGGATACGCGCTGACCGGGGATCTGGCCGAGGCTCAGGATGTGGTGCAGGAGGCGTACACGCGTGCGTGGCGTCACTGGCGGACGGTGGCCGCGCACCCGACGCCGGAGGGCTGGCTGCGGCTGACCGTGGCCCGTCTGTCGACCGATCGGTGGCGGCGCCTCAGTGGCTGGCGGGCCGCCGTGCGCCGGGCCGGGCCGCCGGAACCGGTCGGGCCGCCGAACGAGGACGCCGTGGTGCTCACGACGGCCCTGCGGAGGCTCGCCGCGCCCACCCGGCAGGTTGTCGCCCTGCACTACCTGTTCGACATGCCGGTGGCCGACATCGCCGCCGAGATCGGGGCGCCCGTCGGCACCGTCACGTCGCGGCTGAGCCGTGGGCGGGCCGAGCTCGCCGCCATCCTCGCCCCCGCCACCCGGACGCCGGAGGTCACCGATGCCGAACACTGAACTGGACAACGCGTTCGCCGCGCTCTCGTCGGACGCCGAGCGGGGGCTGCTGCTCACCGGCCCCGAGCTGCGCCGTCAGGCCGGGCGGCGACGGCAGCGGGGCCTGGCCCTCACCGCCGCGGCGACCTCCGTGCTGGTTGTCGGCGCGATCGGCGCGGGCTGGACGCTGGCCGGCGACAACCGGCAGCAGCAGACCACCCTGCGGCCGGCGACCGGTTTCTCACCCAGTCCCACCCCCAGTCCCAGTCCCACCTCCACCCCCACGACGGCCGCCCCCTCGGTGGCCCCTTCGACGCCGCCCACCAGCAAAGCCCCGGCGTTGCCGAAGTCGATCCCGGCCCGTGCGCTGCTCAGCGCGAACGACAAGGGCATCAGCGACCACCAGCGCCTCGAGGACCCGGAGCCGCTGCCCGAGTTCTGCGCCAGGGCCAAGTTCCCGAGCCGCGACAAGGCCGGCCCCCGCGCCTCGGCCCGCATGTTCTACCGGAGCCCGGACAGCCCGCCCGGCAGCGTCCCCAGCGACACGCTCGTCAACACCGTCACCGTCTATCGGGGTTCGGGCGCCGAGGAGTTCATGAGCGAGCTCATCGCGGCCGTGCGCAGCTGCCCCACCGGCAAACTGGGTGACCTCGACGCGCAGTACGACTCGCTGGGCTCGCTCGGGCTGGGCGACTCGTCGCTGCTGATCGACCGCTCGTACGCGGCGACCGGCGACGACGGCGAGCCCTTGGAGAACGGCGCGCGGCAGCACACGTACGTCGCCGCGGTCCGGGTCGGCGACGCGATCACGCTGATCGACACCCGCGGCTGGGAGAGCGGATCGTCGGACCGGGCGTGGGCGGAGTCGCTGACCAAGACCGCGGCGAGGCGGCTGGCGGACTGGCGCTGACTCAGCCGTCGGCCAGGCGCGCGGGGAAGCCGCCCGTGGCGATCGGACCCCAGCGGTCGATCGTGATGCGGATCAGCGACTTGCCCTGGTCGCGCATGGCCTGGCGGTACTCGTCCCAGTTCGGGTGCTCGCCCGAGATGCAGCGGAAATACTCCACCAGGGGTTCGAGCGCCTCGGGCAGGTCGAGCACCTCGGCCGTGCCGTCGACCTGCACCCACGGGCCGCCGAAGTCGTCGGAGAGCACACAGACCGAGACCTGCGGGTTGCGCCGCAGGTTGTAGACCTTGGCCCGCTCGGGGTAGGTCGAGATGACCATGCGCCCCTCGGGGTCGACGCCGCACGTGTTGGGTGAGGCCTGCGGCCGGCCGTCGCGGCGCGTGGTCATGAGGATGGCCTTGTGCCGCGGGCGCAGGAACTCGAGCAGCTGCTCGCGCTCGACCGCGGTGTTGGTCGCCACGGTGCGGGCCATCAGCCGGCCACCCTTTCCCCGGCCTCGTGCGGGGTCACGCCGTCACGCTCGGCGGCCCGGCCGTCGATCTCGGCGATCCGCGCGGCCCCGATGATGCCCGCGTTGTTGAGCAGCGCGGCCGGCACCATCGGGGTGCGGATCTCGACCAGCGGCAGCCATCGGTCGGCCTTCTTGCTGACGCCGCCGCCGATGACGAACAGGCGCGGCGAGAGCAGCATCTCGACGTGCGACAGGTAACGCCGGACCCGGCCCGCCCACTTCTCCCAGCTCAGGTCCTCGGCCTCGCGCGCGCGGTCGGCGGCGCGGGACTCGGCGTCGTGCCCGTCGAGCTCGAGGTGCCCGAACTCGGTGTTCGGGATCAGGGTGCCGTCGAGGAACAGCGCGCTGCCGATGCCCGTACCGAATGTGAGCATCATGATCAGGCCGGTCTGGTCGCGGCCGGCGCCGTAGGCCACCTCGGCCACACCAGCGGCGTCGGCGTCGTTGAGCACCGAGACCGGCAGGCCCAGCCGGTCGCTGAACAGCCGCGCGGCCGGGGCGTCGATCCAGGACTTGTCGACGTTGGCCGCCGTACGCGTGACGCCGTCGACCACCACGCCGGGGAAGGTGATGCCGACCCGGTCGAAGCCGCCCTCGAACTGCGTCGCGACCTCGGCGACGGCGTCGATGACGCTGGTGACGTCGGACGGCTGGGGGGTCGGCACCCGGTGCCGCTCGGCGAGCAGCTCGCCGGTGGCGGTGTCGACCGGGGCGCCCTTGACGCCGGAGCCGCCGATGTCGATGCCGAGAATGGCCATCTTGTTTCCCGTCTTGAGGTGCCAGGTTGTGCTCCGCTGTTTACCACGGAGCTCCGACCTTAAATCCCGGATGCGCCCGGAGCCCGGGTGACCCCCCTCCGACCAGCTGGGCAAGCCTCACCTTCTCAGTTAGCGTTAATTCATCTGAACGGTCGCCGCAAGCGGGCACGGCTCTCTGCCCGCTCTCTGGAGGACCCGACCATGACCGTGCACACGAAAGTGCCGGAAACCGCCGCTGAGCTGCTGATCACCCTGGCCGGAGTGTCCGCTGCGCACCCCGCCCGTCCGCGTCTGCGGGCCCAGGCCATCGAGGCCTGGCTACCTCTCGCCCGTCACCTCGCCCACCGTTACGCGGGCCGCGGCGAGCCCACCGACGACCTCGTCCAGACCGCCACGGTCGGACTGATCAAGGCGGTCGACAAGTTCGACCCGTCCGTCGGCAACGACTTCGCGGGTTACGCGATCCCCACCATCATCGGCGAGATCAAGCGCCACTTCCGTGACCGGACGTGGTCGGTCCGGGTGCCGCGCCGGCTGCAGGAACTGCGTCTGGCCATCACCGCCGCCAACGCGACGCTCACCCATTCGCTGGGCCGTTCCCCGACGGTCGCCGACGTCGCCGCCCACCTGGGCATCGGCGAGGAAGATGTGCTGGAAGGCCTGGAGGGCGCGCGGGCCTACAACACGACCTCGCTTTCCATGCCGGTGAACGCCGACGGCACCAAGGAACTGGGCGACACCCTGGGCGGGGAGGATTCCGAGTTCGAGCTGGCCGAGACCCGGGTGGCGCTGGGGCCGGCGCTGGCCACCCTCGGCGAACGCGAGCAGAGGATCCTGGTGCTGCGTTTCTACGGCAACCTGACGCAGGCCCAGATCGCCGATCAGGTCGGTGTCTCCCAGATGCACGTGTCGCGGCTGCTGACCAAGGCTCTGGTCAAGTTGCGCGACGAACTCGGCGAGAGCTGGCATGACCCACAAGGGCGAGAGCCGGCACAACCCTAAGATCAAACTCAAGATGTCGTAGCGGGGTGGTGGGTGCGGACCGTCGCTCACGCCGAGGTCGCTTCGCTCCGATGTGCGTGCGTGGTTGCGCCCGAAAGCCAAAAACCGAAGCCCGGACCCCAGCGGTCCGGGCTTCGGTGGGGGTGGGTCACTGGGCGCCGCTGGCCTGCCAGTTGAGCTGGACCAGGAGCTGGCGGGCCTGGTCGGCGACGTCGGCGTCGGTGACGACCGCGTACTGGCCGGCCTGGATCGACGAGCGGGAGGCGAAGTCGCGGCGGCCGCCGGTGGCGGCGTGGGCGATCGCGCCGAAGATCGCGCCCCAGGCCGCGCCGATCAGCAGGCAGACCAGGATCACGCCGAACCAGCCGGAGTCGCTGAACAGGCCGAACAGCAGGCCGACGAAGAGGCCGAACCAGGCCCCGCTGGCCGCGCCCGCCAGCGCCGCCCGGCCCGTGGTGAGCCGGCCCAGCACATTCTCGACCAGGCGCAGGTCGGTGCCGATGATGGCGGTCCGCTCGACCGGGAACTTGTTGTCCGACAGCGTGTCGACGGCCTTCTGCGCCTGCGCATAGTCGGGGTAGGCGCCGACCACGACGGTCGGCGCGCCGCCGGAGCCCTGGGTCTGTGCGGGCAGGCTGGGCACTCCGGCGGGGCCGGGCGGGACGCCGCCCGCGGTAGTCGGGTTGTCGGCGGGGTTATGGGGTGTGGTCATCTCGTGCCTCCCTTGACTCGGCGGCCGGCGGTTGCC from Paractinoplanes brasiliensis encodes the following:
- a CDS encoding general stress protein, which produces MTTPHNPADNPTTAGGVPPGPAGVPSLPAQTQGSGGAPTVVVGAYPDYAQAQKAVDTLSDNKFPVERTAIIGTDLRLVENVLGRLTTGRAALAGAASGAWFGLFVGLLFGLFSDSGWFGVILVCLLIGAAWGAIFGAIAHAATGGRRDFASRSSIQAGQYAVVTDADVADQARQLLVQLNWQASGAQ
- a CDS encoding SigE family RNA polymerase sigma factor; its protein translation is MPDADSFDEFYRDTSARMVRYGYALTGDLAEAQDVVQEAYTRAWRHWRTVAAHPTPEGWLRLTVARLSTDRWRRLSGWRAAVRRAGPPEPVGPPNEDAVVLTTALRRLAAPTRQVVALHYLFDMPVADIAAEIGAPVGTVTSRLSRGRAELAAILAPATRTPEVTDAEH
- a CDS encoding RNA polymerase sigma factor SigF, which encodes MTVHTKVPETAAELLITLAGVSAAHPARPRLRAQAIEAWLPLARHLAHRYAGRGEPTDDLVQTATVGLIKAVDKFDPSVGNDFAGYAIPTIIGEIKRHFRDRTWSVRVPRRLQELRLAITAANATLTHSLGRSPTVADVAAHLGIGEEDVLEGLEGARAYNTTSLSMPVNADGTKELGDTLGGEDSEFELAETRVALGPALATLGEREQRILVLRFYGNLTQAQIADQVGVSQMHVSRLLTKALVKLRDELGESWHDPQGREPAQP
- the ppgK gene encoding polyphosphate--glucose phosphotransferase, whose translation is MAILGIDIGGSGVKGAPVDTATGELLAERHRVPTPQPSDVTSVIDAVAEVATQFEGGFDRVGITFPGVVVDGVTRTAANVDKSWIDAPAARLFSDRLGLPVSVLNDADAAGVAEVAYGAGRDQTGLIMMLTFGTGIGSALFLDGTLIPNTEFGHLELDGHDAESRAADRAREAEDLSWEKWAGRVRRYLSHVEMLLSPRLFVIGGGVSKKADRWLPLVEIRTPMVPAALLNNAGIIGAARIAEIDGRAAERDGVTPHEAGERVAG
- a CDS encoding PPOX class F420-dependent oxidoreductase — its product is MARTVATNTAVEREQLLEFLRPRHKAILMTTRRDGRPQASPNTCGVDPEGRMVISTYPERAKVYNLRRNPQVSVCVLSDDFGGPWVQVDGTAEVLDLPEALEPLVEYFRCISGEHPNWDEYRQAMRDQGKSLIRITIDRWGPIATGGFPARLADG